The following coding sequences are from one Zalophus californianus isolate mZalCal1 chromosome 5, mZalCal1.pri.v2, whole genome shotgun sequence window:
- the RFESD gene encoding Rieske domain-containing protein — protein MDLDGSEQDPEMKEYSSVYVGREEDIKKSERMTAVVHDREVVIFYHKGEYHAMDIRCYHSGGPLHLGDIEDFDGRPCIVCPWHKYKITLATGEGLYQSINPRDPSAKPKWCSKGVKQRIHTVTVDNGNIYVTLSNEPFKCDSDFYATGDFKVIRSSF, from the exons ATGGATCTTGATGGCTCTGAACAAGATCCTGAAATGAAGGAATATTCTTCTGTCTATGTTGGCAGAGAAGAGGacattaaaaaatctgaaagaatgacAGCTGTTGTCCATGATAGAGAAGTGGTCATTTTCTACCACAAAGGAGAATATCATGCTATGGATATTCGCTGTTACC ACTCAGGAGGACCTTTACATTTGGGAGATATAGAG gattttgatggacgaCCATGTATAGTTTGCCCCTGGCATAAATACAAAATTACTTTGGCAACAGGAGAAGGACTGTATCAGTCTATAAACCCTAGAGATCCATCAGCAAAACCCAAATGGTGCTCCAAAGGAGTAAAGCAAAGGATCCATACAGTGACGGTGGACAATGGGAATATTTATGTGACTCTTTCTAATGAACCTTTTAAGTGTGACTCTGATTTTTATGCCACTGGAGACTTCAAAGTAATTCGGAGTTCTTTCTGA
- the LOC113929231 gene encoding nuclear cap-binding protein subunit 2-like: MSSGLLKALRSDSYVELSQYRDQHFRGDNEEQEKLLKKSCTLYVGNLSFYTTEEQIYELFSKSGDIKKIIMGLNKMKKTACGFCFVEYYSRADAENAMRYINRTRLDDWIICTDWDAGFKEGWQYGRGRSGGQVRDEYRQDYDAGRGGYGKLAQNQ, encoded by the coding sequence ATGTCCAGTGGCCTTCTGAAGGCGCTGCGCAGCGACTCCTACGTGGAGCTGAGCCAGTACCGGGACCAGCACTTCCGGGGTGACaatgaagaacaggaaaaatTACTGAAGAAGAGCTGTACATTGTATGTTGGAAATCTTTCCTTTTACACAACTGAAGAACAAATCTATGAACTCTTCAGCAAGAGTGGTGACATAAAGAAGATCATTATGGGCCTGaataagatgaagaaaacagCATGTGGGTTCTGCTTTGTGGAATACTATTCAAGAGCAGATGCAGAAAATGCCATGAGGTACATAAACAGAACTCGTCTGGATGACTGGATCATTTGCACAGACTGGGACGCAGGCTTTAAGGAGGGATGGCAGTATGGCCGTGGGCGATCTGGGGGCCAGGTACGAGATGAGTATCGGCAGGACTATGATGCTGGGAGAGGAGGCTATGGAAAACTGGCCCAAAACCAGTGA